aaatcattctaatattctgatttgcatttatctgaaatagaaatcttttgtaacattataaatatatttatcatcattttttatcaatttaaaattttaaaaaattaaaaaagtattactttctatAGTTCCTTAACAAAAAGATACTGActgcaaacttttaaatggtataatgtatgttataaaagctttttatttcagacaaatgctgatctttggattttcttttatcaaagaattctgaaaaaatgtactcaactaatttaaaaattgataataataataataataaatgtttcttaaacagcaattcagcatattagaatgatttctgaaggatcatgaatcaagttttgatcacaggaataaattacattttaaaatacatttaatatttaaaatatttcacaatattactgttttgctgcattttggatcaaataaatgtaggcttgttgagcaaaagagaattctttaaaaaaaaaaaaacattaaaatcttactgttcaaaaacttttgactggtagtgcatatatataaatttgtaaattgtcacattaattgacattttaaatgcagtgttttcataaacttatttttgtttaaacttattttacaaaaagtaactaaataacTGATCTGGCCTGAATGTTTAATTCGTTCCAAAAAGAACCTTTCGAATCTTCTATCGTCATGGTAACAGATGAACTGTAACAGGCCGCAGCATTTTGAAAGCCTGGTTGCGTCTGTGGCAAGTTGTTGATTCTACAGCAGATGGCGGTATTTCCCACTTTCGTTGGCTTATTCCAGGACATTTCCtcccaaaaaaaatataacGGAGATGTGTAAGTTCTGGAAGTCCAGAAGTTGGAGTCAGCTGACGTTTAACATTCTCCCTTCTGTCTGACTCAGTCCCTTCCGACGCATGGGATGAGGGAACGTTCGCCGTAGGAAAACTCATTTTATATCGAATATTTTTGAGGAATTTAGTATTTGAAATGTGTTACAAAAGTTGTCGTAACTGTCAAGAAGTTCGGCGTTTTTAACGACTTTCCAGGTAAGAAACAGACATAGTCAACACGTATTGGAGATATGTTAAAACTTAAAAGTCATTTTGATACAAACGCTGTAACGTTAGGCCTGTGTGCATGTATGTACATTTCTGTCGGTATTTAGTTAGTTTGTTTATAGTCTATATAAGTAtatagtttaaaaacaaaatctttagCACTTGCTTTTTCAGAAATAGTgtatttttgtgattaaaaacttATAATTTACTCTTTCGTGTTtgtgttttagcttttttactTGTTGCTCTGAATTTTGTAGTtagaaaatgcaacatttttgaagttaagtatctgttgaaaagtttaaaaacccCAGAGCATTCATTTAGAATGGGACTGACCCAAGAACATTTCTGAAGATAAGCCAAAGACTTATGTTATTGTATTTGGCAGTAATATGCGGAGTGAGGAGACCACTCGGATgtgtttaacactgggcttcATCTGTGTTTATAATACTCACTGAATTTAACGTACTGTCTTTGTCAGTTTGAAGGTTGGTCATCTCCTGTCTAATCCAGAACATCGTTCATCATGGGTGACTGGAGCGCACTGGGGAAACTTCTTGACAAGGTCCAGGCGTACTCCACGGCAGGAGGCAAAGTCTGGCTCTCCATCCTATTCATCTTCCGGATCCTCGTGTTGGGGACGGCGGTGGAGTCCGCCTGGGGAGACGAGCAGTCGGCGTTCAAGTGCAACACGCTGCAGCCCGGCTGCGAGAACGTCTGCTACGATAAGTCGTTCCCCATCTCCCACGTGCGCTTCTGGGTGCTGCAGATCATATTCGTGTCCATGCCGACTCTCCTGTACCTCAGCCACGTCGTGTTCCTCATGCACAAGGAggaaaagctgaataaaaaggAGGTGAAATTAAGAGAAATCCAGAGCAAAGGAGGAGATGTGGATGTGCTCCTTAGGAAAATAGAAATTAGGAAGTTCAAGCACGGCGTGGAAGATCACGGGAAGATCAAAATGAGAGGAGGGATATTTTACACATACATAGTGAGCATCGTCTTAAAGTCCATATTTGAAATCGTCTTCCTGTTGATTCAGTGGCATCTTTACGGATTCAAGCTGTCGGCCGTTTATACGTGTCAGAAGTTTCCTTGTCCACATAAAGTGGACTGCTTTTTGTCTCGTCCCACTGAGAAGACGGTTTTTATCATCTTTATGTTGGTCGTGTCACTTGTTTCTCTAGCccttaatgtttttgagtttttttacGTAATTTTCAAGAGGATGAAAGACAGATTTAAAGAGTCTGAGAAAAACTTTGAAAGCGCCTGTAATATCAAGCCCTGCCCAAGGAATCTGTCCAGTTACGGGTATTACAATGACTGCTCGGCCCCTGTACCTAATTTGGGCTACAATCTAGATACGGGCGATAAGTCCAACTCCTCTGACAATTACGACAAGCAGGCTAATGAGCAGAACTGGACTAATTACAGTACAGAACAGAACCAGCTGGGTCACACCCAGAGCTTTCCATATCCCGAGAAAGTGACTCTGGGAAAGGATCTTCTGCTGCTCAAAGAGCTTGAACCTCGACCCAGTAGTCGAGCGAGCAGTCGGGCTAGGCCCGATGATCTTGACATCTAGCAGAAGCCTAAAACACAGGCCTGATGGACAATTTTTAGCTTTCACAAGCagtgaacattaaaaaaaactgtgaaaaagaCACTATCACTGAGATCCAAAGAATATGTTTCAgcgtttatatttattttattagtttttgctaTTGTAACTCAAgccaaactgtttttttttgtttaaactgaACTATATTTATGAGCTGTGATTGTGAAAAGTTCAATCATTTCACAGGTTTGctctaaaataaatttttaatacaGTATATGGGTGGTTGATGCATATCTCCATACATTTTCTTCACATCAGCAAGTTTTtaggttaaaatgtataatggTCACAAATATTCTTTTggatttttcacaattttaagcACCATTTTACCAACACTTCACTACATTAATTAGTTTTAATGctgcaaatattaaatatagtcTGTCTAATTTATGA
Above is a genomic segment from Labeo rohita strain BAU-BD-2019 chromosome 17, IGBB_LRoh.1.0, whole genome shotgun sequence containing:
- the gja1a gene encoding gap junction alpha-1 protein: MGDWSALGKLLDKVQAYSTAGGKVWLSILFIFRILVLGTAVESAWGDEQSAFKCNTLQPGCENVCYDKSFPISHVRFWVLQIIFVSMPTLLYLSHVVFLMHKEEKLNKKEVKLREIQSKGGDVDVLLRKIEIRKFKHGVEDHGKIKMRGGIFYTYIVSIVLKSIFEIVFLLIQWHLYGFKLSAVYTCQKFPCPHKVDCFLSRPTEKTVFIIFMLVVSLVSLALNVFEFFYVIFKRMKDRFKESEKNFESACNIKPCPRNLSSYGYYNDCSAPVPNLGYNLDTGDKSNSSDNYDKQANEQNWTNYSTEQNQLGHTQSFPYPEKVTLGKDLLLLKELEPRPSSRASSRARPDDLDI